One segment of Salvia splendens isolate huo1 chromosome 20, SspV2, whole genome shotgun sequence DNA contains the following:
- the LOC121782596 gene encoding uveal autoantigen with coiled-coil domains and ankyrin repeats-like isoform X1, which translates to MMDEKGMSGSIAVVSKDRIDTLYPMLFGVSCAFFALRLLPQPELCDDKWSLVRTRMLEGSSHLLGLLVWRVQRDEAESIKSDLLQKLADAEKQVEELKKRRSEDARANEKVVRIVATREQSWSDERKKLRQQIGGLMNDLRVVKMKSERSIAELNKKLKENEAIMHLKDKSVEEVELKRVEIEGKVKKAENLVEEMRENAQREAQRHATEILKHKTAFIELVSSQRQLEAEMSRAVRQVEVAKQELDSVLDQKEQAVLMAQKLSREIVKMRQELDQKDQILSTMLRKSKLDTAELLKEVKSSKTKRQQSELETARWKTVSDSKHDRQSVRNMLSKHVTVKSDIFSGGKGGQFKATVSLDAGNRRIAEDDHRKFEQPEANLINGPYFTARTDEPQSKVDFDRLENWANSEAVIALQQRHNLEIDAFVDELRLKDEKLEALRWRLLSMEIEFKRLQSHIEGTDHEIIQLRKENMRLEALLLDRETELHSLKKQLLMQFNPPNLQKLNFESSPPDAAVEHNTVWSSVKVIKRKPGKRRQEMKVTTEEIPPAAENEKVHEIPADEQLKDIVLTLKYPHKEIQDGKAAYLEPNHVRQGSLGSDDTANVETTTSAGEGTSKKSNSTLKLDIHALGVSYKIKRLKQQFLMLERLMGKQEDSKNNNTDVAVKALYAFTSLLNKQADRYQSLQGKIDELCQRMDEKNLNLSCRGSAVARTDDETKRLEHFLEETFQLQRYTVATGQKLMEVQTKIASGFVDFAEKIDQPESFDMKRFADSIRTLFREVQRGLEVRISRIIGDLEGTLACDGIIHLKK; encoded by the exons ATGATGGATGAGAAGGGAATGTCAGGTTCCATCGCCGTCGTATCCAAGGACAGGATCGATACGTTGTATCCGATGTTGTTTGGTGTTTCTTGTGCATTTTTTGCTCTGAGGCTGCTGCCACAGCCTGAACTGTGTGATGATAAGTGGTCACTAGTTAGAACTAGAATGCTTGAAGGGAGTAGTCATCTCTTAGGATTACTCGTGTGGAGGGTTCAAAGGGATGAGGCGGAGAGTATAAAATCCGACCTTCTTCAGAAGCTCGCGGATGCAGAGAAACAGGttgaagaattgaagaagagaagaagcgAGGATGCAAGAGCCAACGAGAAAGTTGTGAGAATAGTTGCCACTCGGGAGCAGAGCTGGTCCGATGAGAGAAAGAAGCTCAGGCAGCAAATCGGCGGCCTTATGAATGATTTGAGAGTTGTGAAGATGAAGAGTGAAAGATCAATTGCtgaattgaataaaaaattgaaggaaAATGAAGCTATTATGCATTTGAAAGACAAATCCGTCGAGGAAGTGGAGCTCAAGAGAGTGGAAATTGAAGGAAAAGTGAAGAAGGCTGAGAATCTTGTGGAAGAGATGAGAGAGAACGCACAGCGTGAAGCTCAACGCCATGCCACTGAAATCTTGAAGCATAAGACAGCATTCATTGAGCTCGTATCCAGTCAGAGACAGCTTGAAGCAGAGATGAGTCGGGCTGTTAGGCAGGTCGAGGTAGCAAAGCAAGAGCTTGATTCAGTTTTGGATCAGAAAGAGCAGGCCGTCTTGATGGCACAGAAACTGTCAAGGGAAATTGTTAAAATGCGTCAAGAATTGGACCAGAAAGACCAGATTTTGTCGACTATGCTGAGAAAATCGAAACTAGATACAGCTGAGCTCTTAAAGGAAGTAAAATCATCCAAGACGAAGAGACAGCAATCTGAGCTAGAAACAGCACGATGGAAGACAGTTTCTGACTCTAAACACGATAGGCAATCAGTAAGGAACATGTTGTCCAAGCATGTAACTGTAAAGTCAGATATATTCTCAGGCGGAAAAGGCGGGCAATTTAAGGCTACAGTGTCACTGGATGCTGGAAACCGCAGAATAGCAGAGGATGATCATCGCAAGTTTGAGCAACCAGAAGCTAATCTAATAAACGGCCCGTATTTTACTGCACGGACTGATGAACCAC AGTCCAAGGTTGATTTCGACCGCTTGGAGAACTGGGCGAACTCGGAGGCAGTGATTGCACTTCAGCAAAGGCATAACCTTGAAATAGATGCTTTTGTGGATGAATTAAGGCTCAAGGACGAAAAGTTGGAAGCTTTGCGTTGGCGTTTGTTGAGCATGGAAATAGAGTTCAAGAGGTTGCAGTCACACATCGAAGGGACGGATCATGAGATTATACAGCTGAGGAAGGAGAACATGAGGCTCGAAGCTCTACTGCTGGACCGCGAGACAGAATTACATTCATTAAAAAAGCAGCTATTGATGCAATTCAATCCTCCAAATCTCCAAAAGCTGAACTTCGAATCCTCTCCACCCGACGCAGCTGTGGAACATAACACGGTATGGTCGAGCGTCAAGGTCATCAAAAGGAAACCAGGGAAGCGAAGGCAAGAGATGAAGGTTACTACGGAAGAAATTCCTCCAGCAGCCGAGAATGAAAAGGTGCATGAAATTCCGGCTGATGAGCAGCTCAAGGATATAGTTCTGACGCTTAAATACCCGCATAAGGAGATCCAAGATGGCAAAGCTGCATACCTAGAACCTAATCATGTCAGACAGGGAAGTCTTGGTTCAGATGACACAGCGAATGTCGAAACAACGACATCAGCAGGCGAAGGAACAAGTAAAAAAAGTAACTCTACGTTGAAGTTGGATATCCATGCTCTTGGAGTCTCGTACAAGATCAAGAGACTCAAGCAGCAATTTCTAATGCTTGAGAGGTTGATGGGGAAGCAAGAAGACAGCAAAAACAACAACACAGATGTTGCAGTGAAGGCATTATATGCCTTCACATCACTCCTAAATAAGCAGGCTGATCGATACCAGTCACTTCAGGGGAAAATCGATGAACTCTGTCAAAGAATG GATGAGAAAAACCTGAATCTGAGCTGCCGGGGCTCTGCTGTTGCAAGAACAGACGATGAAACCAAAAGGCTTGAGCACTTTCTTGAAGAAACCTTTCAATTACAGAGATATACAGTTGCCACAGGACAAAAACTGATGGAGGTTCAAACCAAGATTGCCTCTGGATTTGTTGATTTTGCAGAAAAGATCGATCAACCTGAGAGCTTCGACATGAAGAGATTTGCAGATAGTATCAGAACACTCTTCAGAGAAGTTCAGAGGGGCCTTGAAGTTCGAATTTCTCGAATTATCGGTGATCTTGAGGGAACCCTAGCATGTGATGGTATCATACATCTCAAA
- the LOC121782596 gene encoding uveal autoantigen with coiled-coil domains and ankyrin repeats-like isoform X2, whose amino-acid sequence MMDEKGMSGSIAVVSKDRIDTLYPMLFGVSCAFFALRLLPQPELCDDKWSLVRTRMLEGSSHLLGLLVWRVQRDEAESIKSDLLQKLADAEKQVEELKKRRSEDARANEKVVRIVATREQSWSDERKKLRQQIGGLMNDLRVVKMKSERSIAELNKKLKENEAIMHLKDKSVEEVELKRVEIEGKVKKAENLVEEMRENAQREAQRHATEILKHKTAFIELVSSQRQLEAEMSRAVRQVEVAKQELDSVLDQKEQAVLMAQKLSREIVKMRQELDQKDQILSTMLRKSKLDTAELLKEVKSSKTKRQQSELETARWKTVSDSKHDRQSVRNMLSKHVTVKSDIFSGGKGGQFKATVSLDAGNRRIAEDDHRKFEQPEANLINGPYFTARTDEPQSKVDFDRLENWANSEAVIALQQRHNLEIDAFVDELRLKDEKLEALRWRLLSMEIEFKRLQSHIEGTDHEIIQLRKENMRLEALLLDRETELHSLKKQLLMQFNPPNLQKLNFESSPPDAAVEHNTVWSSVKVIKRKPGKRRQEMKVTTEEIPPAAENEKVHEIPADEQLKDIVLTLKYPHKEIQDGKAAYLEPNHVRQGSLGSDDTANVETTTSAGEGTSKKSNSTLKLDIHALGVSYKIKRLKQQFLMLERLMGKQEDSKNNNTDVAVKALYAFTSLLNKQADRYQSLQGKIDELCQRMIILKCAG is encoded by the exons ATGATGGATGAGAAGGGAATGTCAGGTTCCATCGCCGTCGTATCCAAGGACAGGATCGATACGTTGTATCCGATGTTGTTTGGTGTTTCTTGTGCATTTTTTGCTCTGAGGCTGCTGCCACAGCCTGAACTGTGTGATGATAAGTGGTCACTAGTTAGAACTAGAATGCTTGAAGGGAGTAGTCATCTCTTAGGATTACTCGTGTGGAGGGTTCAAAGGGATGAGGCGGAGAGTATAAAATCCGACCTTCTTCAGAAGCTCGCGGATGCAGAGAAACAGGttgaagaattgaagaagagaagaagcgAGGATGCAAGAGCCAACGAGAAAGTTGTGAGAATAGTTGCCACTCGGGAGCAGAGCTGGTCCGATGAGAGAAAGAAGCTCAGGCAGCAAATCGGCGGCCTTATGAATGATTTGAGAGTTGTGAAGATGAAGAGTGAAAGATCAATTGCtgaattgaataaaaaattgaaggaaAATGAAGCTATTATGCATTTGAAAGACAAATCCGTCGAGGAAGTGGAGCTCAAGAGAGTGGAAATTGAAGGAAAAGTGAAGAAGGCTGAGAATCTTGTGGAAGAGATGAGAGAGAACGCACAGCGTGAAGCTCAACGCCATGCCACTGAAATCTTGAAGCATAAGACAGCATTCATTGAGCTCGTATCCAGTCAGAGACAGCTTGAAGCAGAGATGAGTCGGGCTGTTAGGCAGGTCGAGGTAGCAAAGCAAGAGCTTGATTCAGTTTTGGATCAGAAAGAGCAGGCCGTCTTGATGGCACAGAAACTGTCAAGGGAAATTGTTAAAATGCGTCAAGAATTGGACCAGAAAGACCAGATTTTGTCGACTATGCTGAGAAAATCGAAACTAGATACAGCTGAGCTCTTAAAGGAAGTAAAATCATCCAAGACGAAGAGACAGCAATCTGAGCTAGAAACAGCACGATGGAAGACAGTTTCTGACTCTAAACACGATAGGCAATCAGTAAGGAACATGTTGTCCAAGCATGTAACTGTAAAGTCAGATATATTCTCAGGCGGAAAAGGCGGGCAATTTAAGGCTACAGTGTCACTGGATGCTGGAAACCGCAGAATAGCAGAGGATGATCATCGCAAGTTTGAGCAACCAGAAGCTAATCTAATAAACGGCCCGTATTTTACTGCACGGACTGATGAACCAC AGTCCAAGGTTGATTTCGACCGCTTGGAGAACTGGGCGAACTCGGAGGCAGTGATTGCACTTCAGCAAAGGCATAACCTTGAAATAGATGCTTTTGTGGATGAATTAAGGCTCAAGGACGAAAAGTTGGAAGCTTTGCGTTGGCGTTTGTTGAGCATGGAAATAGAGTTCAAGAGGTTGCAGTCACACATCGAAGGGACGGATCATGAGATTATACAGCTGAGGAAGGAGAACATGAGGCTCGAAGCTCTACTGCTGGACCGCGAGACAGAATTACATTCATTAAAAAAGCAGCTATTGATGCAATTCAATCCTCCAAATCTCCAAAAGCTGAACTTCGAATCCTCTCCACCCGACGCAGCTGTGGAACATAACACGGTATGGTCGAGCGTCAAGGTCATCAAAAGGAAACCAGGGAAGCGAAGGCAAGAGATGAAGGTTACTACGGAAGAAATTCCTCCAGCAGCCGAGAATGAAAAGGTGCATGAAATTCCGGCTGATGAGCAGCTCAAGGATATAGTTCTGACGCTTAAATACCCGCATAAGGAGATCCAAGATGGCAAAGCTGCATACCTAGAACCTAATCATGTCAGACAGGGAAGTCTTGGTTCAGATGACACAGCGAATGTCGAAACAACGACATCAGCAGGCGAAGGAACAAGTAAAAAAAGTAACTCTACGTTGAAGTTGGATATCCATGCTCTTGGAGTCTCGTACAAGATCAAGAGACTCAAGCAGCAATTTCTAATGCTTGAGAGGTTGATGGGGAAGCAAGAAGACAGCAAAAACAACAACACAGATGTTGCAGTGAAGGCATTATATGCCTTCACATCACTCCTAAATAAGCAGGCTGATCGATACCAGTCACTTCAGGGGAAAATCGATGAACTCTGTCAAAGAATG ATTATTCTGAAATGTGCAGGATGA